One segment of Eretmochelys imbricata isolate rEreImb1 chromosome 5, rEreImb1.hap1, whole genome shotgun sequence DNA contains the following:
- the LOC144264716 gene encoding perilipin-3-like, whose amino-acid sequence MSAKENEPQVEIQAEEQQTAGERVAGLPLVSSACEMASASYAASKETHPAIKGVCEVVETGERVITSAAITGAQPILDQLEPQLAAANEYACRGLDRLEEQLPILQQPIEKVALDAQELVRATMVGAKDAVCSLVTEAKDAVTSMVGMAQGAVQESVEVTKSAVTSSMSTVMGSSMGQMAASGIDTALGKSEQLVDYYLPMTEEELAELATTPLEGPGEAPAEQRSYYVRLGSLSSTLRQRAYQHALGKMRQARQRTLEALSQLQQIIDLISHAKEAVDQKLHNGQDRLYQMWLQCCRGKLEGQEDPDSAKQVEAQALATSQSLTQQLKTTCLTLLGSIGGLPSTIQDKAQQVSSSIQELQASFSSAGCFQDLSSSALARGREMVTKAQKSLDELLEYVTQNIPLDWIVGPFTPTGDSPQCPDELVEEGKKVEA is encoded by the exons ATGTCTGCTAAGGAAAATGAACCACAGGTGGAGATCCAGGCAGAGGAGCAACAG actgcaggggagagggtggcTGGCCTGCCCTTGGTCAGCTCTGCCTGTGAGATGGCCTCTGCCAGCTACGCTGCCAGCAAAGAGACCCACCCAGCCATCAAAGGGGTCTGTGAGGTAGTAGAGACTGGAGAGAGGGTCATCACCTCTGCTGCCATTACCGGGGCACAGCCCATCCTGGACCAGCTGGAGCCACAGC TTGCAGCAGCCAATGAATATGCCTGTCGGGGTCTGGACAGACTGGAGGAGCAGCTGCCCATCCTGCAGCAGCCGATTGAGAAG GTGGCTTTGGATGCCCAAGAGCTTGTGCGTGCCACAATGGTGGGTGCCAAGGATGCAGTCTGCAGCCTGGTCACTGAGGCCAAGGATGCAGTGACCAGCATGGTGGGCATGGCCCAAGGGGCTGTCCAGGAGAGCGTGGAGGTTACCAAATCTGCCGTGACCAGCAGCATGAGCACAGTGATGGGCTCCAGCATGGGGCAGATGGCTGCGAGTGGCATAGACACAGCACTGGGGAAATCTGAGCAGCTGGTGGACTACTACCTCCCCATGACCGAGGAGGAGCTCG CTGAGCTTGCCACAACTCCCCTGGAGGGGCCTGGAGAGGCTCCTGCAGAGCAGCGGAGTTACTACGTGCGTCTGGGTTCCCTGTCGAGCACGCTGCGCCAGCGAGCCTACCAGCACGCCCTGGGCAAGATGAGACAAGCCAGGCAGCGCACCCTGGAGgccctctcccagctccagcaaaTCATTGACCTG ATCAGCCATGCCAAGGAAGCCGTAGATCAGAAGCTTCACAATGGCCAGGACCGTCTGTACCAGATGTGGCTCCAGTGCTGCAGGGGGAAGTTGGAAGGGCAGGAGGATCCTGACTCCGCAAAG CAGGTTGAAGCTCAGGCTCTAGCCACGTCCCAGAGCCTCACCCAGCAACTGAAAACCACCTGCCTTACTCTCCTGGGCAGCATCGGGGGCCTTCCCAGCACTATCCAGGACAAGGCCCAGCAGGTCTCGAGCAGTATACAAGAGCTCCAGGCCTCCTTCTCCAGTGCCGGCTGTTTCCAGGATCTGTCCAGCAGTGCCCTTGCCCGGGGTCGGGAGATGGTGACCAAGGCCCAGAAGTCCTTGGATGAGCTCCTGGAATACGTGACGCAGAACATTCCCCTGGATTGGATCGTGGGACCCTTCACTCCCACTGGAGACTCCCCACAGTGTCCTGACGAGctggtggaggaaggaaagaaggtgGAGGCCTGA